ACGCTCGCCCTCTGCCAGGACACGCAGGCCGAAGCCTTCGATTATCCCGAGAGCTTCTTCCGCGAACGCACCTGGAGCTTCCGCCGCCCGCGCCCGGACGAAGGCGAACTCCACGCCGCCGTGGCCGCCCTCAAGGCCGCGCAGAAACCCGTCATCATTGCCGGTGGTGGCGTCAACTTCTCGGAAGCGAACGCAGCTCTCGCCGCCTTCGCTGAACGCCACGGCATTCCCGTGGTGGAGACACAGGCCGGCAAGTCGTCACTGCCCTTCCTCAATGACCTCAACATGGGTGCCGTCGGTGTCACCGGCACGGGTGCCTCCAACACCGTGAGCGAATACGCCGACCTGCTGCTCGCCGTGGGCACGCGCCTCCAGGATTTCACCACCGCCTCATGGACGCTGTTCCAGAACGCATCCAAGACGTTGATCGGCCTCAACACGCAAGTCTTCGACGCGAGCAAGCATCAGGCCCTGCCGCTGGTCGCGGATGCCCGCGTCGGCCTTGAGGAACTCTCCGCCAATCTCGGCAAGTGGACCGCCCCCGCCGCGTGGACGGCAAAGGCAAAGGCCGCCCGCGCCGACTGGATCAAGGTGGCCGAGACCTACACCGCCGCCAGCAATGCCGAACTGCCATCGGATGCGCAGGTGGTGGGCTCGGTGCAACGCGCGCTCGGCCGCGACGTGATCGGCATCTGTGCCGCAGGCGGCTTGCCCGGCGAGATGCACAAGCTCTGGCAGGCCAGTTTCCCCGGCTCCTACCACATGGAATACGGTTTCTCCTGCATGGGCTACGAGATTGCCGGCGGCCTTGGCATCAAGATGGCGCGGCCCGACAAGGACGTCGTCGTCATGGTGGGCGACGGTTCCTACATGATGATGAACTCCGAACTCTCGACCGCCGTGATGCTCGGCCACAAGCTCACCATCGTGCTGCTCGACAACCGCGGCTATGGCTGCATCAACCGCCTGCAGCATGCGACGGGCGGCGAACGCTTCAACAACCTCTATGACCACAACGTGAAGCAGGAAGTCTCGCCCGCCATCGACTTCGCCGCCCATGCGCGCGCACAGGGTGCGATTGCCCTGAAGGTCAAGTCGCTCGCCGAACTGGAGACGGCCCTCAAGGACGCGAAAGACAACACCCGCACCACGCTCATCGTCATCGACACCGATCCGATGATCTCCACCGATGCCGGTGGCGCCTGGTGGGACGTGGGCGTGCCCGAAGTCTCCGTCCGCCCCACCGTCCTTGACGCCAGCAAGGAATGGGCCGAAGCACGCGCCAGGCAGACCCTCGGATATTGATACTGGGATAGACAACCATGCCCTCCAGACTCCTCGTCAAGCCGTCGAAGAAGACCGGCAAGGTCATCTCCGTCACGCCGAAATCGGCAAAGTGGAAATACGTCGGCCATGACGTGTGGAAACTCACCCCCGGCAAGACCGCCAAGGGTGTTGAAGCCGCGCGCGAAACCTGCATCGTGTTCATCTCCGGCAAGGGCGAGGTGAAGGTTGCCGGCAAGAGCTTCGGCGTGGTCGGTGAACGCATGAACGTGTTCGAGGGCAAGCCGTGGAGCGTCTATGTGCCGCCGGGGGCGAAATGGTCGGTGACGGCGGAAACCGATTGCGTCGTCAACATCTGCACCGCACCAGCAAAAAAGGCCACAGAGGCCTTCGTCATCGATCCGGCCACACTCTCGATCGAAACACGCGGCTCCGGCTCCAACACGCGCTACGTCTGCAACATCCTGCCTGAGCAAGACCCCCGCGCCGAGAGCCTGCTGGTCGTCGAGGTGATCACGCCCAACGGGTCCACCTCGTCATACCCCTCGCACAAGCACGACAAGAACAACCTGCCCAAGGAGTCGCTGCTGGAGGAGACCTACTATCACCGCCTCAACCCGCCGCAGGGCTTCGCCTTCCAGCGCGTCTACACCGACGACCGCAAGCTGGACGAGGCCATGGCCGTGGAAGACGGCGACATCACCATGGTGCCCAAGGGCTACCACCCCTGCGCCACCATCCACGGCTACGACCTGTATTATCTCAACGTCATGGCCGGACCAGTACGGATCTGGAAGTTCAACAACCAGAAAGACCACGAGTGGCTGCTGAAGAAGACGTGAGGGCGGCACCAGTTCCTCTTTTCATTCGTCATTCCAGAGGCGCGCCTTGATGGCACGACAGCGCGTTCTGATTTGAACGATCCAACCCAGTGCCGACACCCCGGCGCAGGCCGGGGCGGGGCTCACCACCGGAACTCCGCCGCCACGTAATCCGGCTGCGGTTCCAGTTCCGCCTCCACCACGCCCGCACTCACACCCTGCTGCACCAGCAGTGTTGACAATCCGGCTCCACGCCCGCCTGCCACATCGTGTTCGGCACTGTCGCCGATGCAGAGCACGCGGGCCGGGTTGCCGAACAGTTTCAGCGCATGCCGGTAGATGCCCGCGTAGGGTTTGCCAATCCACGACACCTTGCCACCCATCTCCTCATAGACGGCGGCAATGGCGCCGGGCGCGGGCTGCAAGCCGGAGGATGTGATCATCCACCGGTCGGGATTGCAGCACAGCGCCGGCAACGTGATGCCCCGGAACAGGGCGCGATAATCATCGAGCGACAGGCGCGGCGCATTGGAGCCGAGGATGAGCATCACCTCCGCCTCCTTTGGGTCATCGACGAATCGGATGGGATCGAAGGCGTAGTCCTCGCCATCCTTGCCGACGAGGAAGGCCGTCTTCACGTCAAGCGACTGGAACGCAACCTCGCCAGAACTCACGCAGTCCACGAAATGCGCGCGCGGGATTCCCATCTTGACGACGCGCGCTGTGTTGGGCGCGGCGCGCTTTCCGGAATTGGTCATGACGACGACGGGAATATCAGCCGCATGCAGTTCCGCCAGCACAGCGGCAGCACCCGGATAGAGTTTCTGCCCATCATGGATGACGCCGAACTGGTCGATCAGCATGGCATCGAAATCGCGCGCGATCTCCCCGAGGCCCGAGATCCTACGCATCGTGGCCGATCCCGCGCCAGGCCAGCCGGGCCGTACCCATGGCGGCATGTTCGCTTTCAGGCTCAAGCGCCGGAACGCCCAGCGCCTTCAGCCGCATGCGTGTCCATTTGTCGTTGGCCGCACCGCCACCGACGCTGCGGATGGACGCCAGCGGTGATGCGCCAAGCTCGGCGAGCTTGCGATAGGCCAGCGCCTCCACCGCCGCGATTCCCTCCAGCAGGCCTTGCAGGAACACCTCGTCCTGCGAGGGCCGTGGCGTGACGCGCGGCGCAAAGGCCGGATCATTGACGGGGAAGCGCTCGCCCGGCCGCGACAGCGGATAGTAGTCGAGGCCCGTCGGCACCTCGGGATCGATCAGCGCCGTGAGCCGCACGATTTCCTCGCGCGAGAAGAATGACGCCAGAACCCCGCCGCCCGTATTCGACGCGCCACCCGCCAGCCACTGGTCGCCGATGCGGTGGCTGTAGATGCCGAAGTTCGGCGCGAACACCGGCGTTGCCGAAAGAAGCTTCAAAGTCAGCGTGGTACCGAGCGATGTGACGCCATCACCTGCAGCGCGGGCGCCGCTGGCGAGGAAGGCCGCACAGCCGTCCGTCGTGCCCGCCACCACGGCGACGCCATCGGGCAGGCCCAGGTTCTGCGCCATCTCCGGCGTGAGCGTGCCCACGCGCGTCCCTGCGGGCACCACCTTGGGAAAACGTGCCGCATCGAATCCGGTCCCTGCGATCCACGCCGGCCATTCCCGTTTCACCGGGTCATAGCCGGACTTGAGCGCGTTGTTTTCATCAGACACATCGAAGAGTCCGCACAAACGTCCCAGCAGCCAGTCCGCCTGATGCAGGATGCGGGGCGCGGCCTTGTCCATCATCATGGCGCGCGCCAGCGGCGATGTTCCCCCAAGCGCCGCCGTCTCCGCCGGGGCAACGGCGGCAATGGCCTTCACCGCATCGGCCTCCGCCACGTCGTTGTACATGGAGGCAAGGCCCAGCGGCTGGCCCGCGGCATCGACCGGCAGGATCGTTCCCGATGTTCCGTCAATCGCCAGCGCCAGCACCTGTATGCCGTTCAGCCGGAGACCCGCGAAGGCCTGGGTGAGCGCATCCCACCAGATCGCCGGATCCTGCAGGGCGCGGCCGAAATCGATGAGTGGTGCCGCCATCGTGGCCTGCGACATGGCGAGGAGCGCGCCGTCCTTGCCGCGCGCCGCAATGCGCACGCCCGATGTGCCCACATCAATGCCCAGAACGGCTTCCTGTGCCATGATCTTGCTCTCCCCCGCGGTTACTTCAGGGCCAGCAGTTGGCGCGCCGTCGCCTCATCCGTCAACAGGCGGTTGGCATAACGCGCCACCAGCGCCCCGTGGATGACGCCGACCTTCGCCTTGCCGCCCGACGCCAGGATCGAATCCCGCACCCCCTTGAGATGGACAGGCGACAGCCCCACGGCGCGGAAGTTGAGCTGATGGTCGATCACATCGCCTGCCGTGTTGATCCAGTGAGAACACACGTCGCCCACCGCGCCGGCGGCCTGCAGGCTTTTGGCCTCCGCATCGGTGATGAGGTTGAGTGCCGTCATGGTGTTGGCATGGGCAAGGTCCCCCACCGAGAGGAAGGCCAGATCGACGGTGCGGCCACGCTCGAAGACATCGCGCAACATGGGCTGGTTCATCAGCATGTCGCGGCTTTCAGCCGAATCGGTGAAGGCGGGACCGGCAAAATAATAGCACTGCCCGCCGATGATATCCGCGAGGTGCGAGGCCGTTTCATGCGGATTGACGGCGGAGGATTGCGTCAGCCCGCCGATCAGCGAGACAACCGACAGCTTTCGATAGGGCTTGCGCACCACCGAGGCCAGCGACAGCCGCAGCGTCCGCCCCCAGCCCACGCCAACCGACATGTTGTCGTGCAGGTGCTGCGACAGGTAGTGCCCAGCCGCCGCCGCGATCAGCGGACGGATCTGCATGGCATCGGCCGGCGATGGCACCACGACCGCATCCTTGAGACCGTAGCGCGCCACCAGTTCATGTTCCAGCGCCACGCAACCCGCAAGCCGGCCAGTCACCTGGATTTGCACGAGGCCCTGGTCCCGCGCCTGCGCCAGAAGCCGGTTCACGCGCAGCCGCGTCAATCCCAGCTTCTTGGCAATCTGCTCCTGCGTGCTGTTGCCGATGAAGTAGAGCCAGGCCGCGCGCGTCGCCAGCTGCTCCTCGCGGTCGGCTTCCGGAAGCATGCTCCCAACATCAACTGCCGCAGCGGAGAGGCTGGCAGCGGCATCATCGGGAAGCGTTGCGGACATGTGTTCTCAGCCCGTGTGAAATTTCGCCCAGGGCGGATCGAGTGGCGTGTCGTTGGTGAGGCAGTCAAGCAGCGCCTGCGTCAGCGGCAGGCGTATTGCCACCAGCGTGCCCGCCGCCATCATCGCCCGGAGCGATGCTGCGACGGCGCGGCCCAGTTCCGCCCCTTCGATCGTATCATCGCGCATCGGCCCCGCCTTCACCTGGTTGTAGGTGAGGCCACGGCCCAGATTGTTGCCAAGCCTGGAATTGCGCCCGGCCTGGCATGTCACATAGAGGTCGCCGGTGCCCGGCATGCCCCAAACGCTCTCCGCCGTGCCGCCCAGGGCCCGCGAAAGCTCCATCATCTCGCGAACCGCCTGGTCGAAAAGGATGGCGGCGGCATTGTTGTTGCGGCCCTTGTTCTCCGCTTCCGGCAAGGTTTCCAGCTTGCCATGGGCCCAGCCCACGGCGATGGCGAAGAAATTCTTGAACGCCGCGCAGGCCTCCACGCCCAGCATGTCGGTGGAGGTGCGGGGGTGATAATAGTCCGTCTCGAAATCGCGGGCGAAGCTGTGCGCCAGCGCTTCATCGCGCGAGACGATGACAGTGCCCGTCTGCCGCCGCACCGCCAGTTCACCGGCAATGCAGGGCCCGCCAATGGCAGCGACGGGCACCTTGAATCCGAGCCGCGTCTGCAAGGCGGCTTGCACCACGTCGGGGAACGCCCCGAGCCCCGCCGGCTCCGGCGACATGCCCTTGGTGATCATGATGACGGGCGTCGATTTCTTCAGCACGCCCGCCAGCTGGTCGATGGCCCACTCCACCCCCGCCGAGGCCACGCCCAGCAAGATGAAATCGGTGTCATCTCCCACGGCCTTGGCCAGGTCTTCGTGATGGAAGGCCTGCACCGGCTTGGGCAGCGTGACGTTCAGCTTGGGATGAAGGCCGCTCGCCTTCACGCTGTCGATGATGGCCCGGTCGAGATGCGTGCCGACAAGCCGCACGCGCATGCCCCGGTCGGCGAAGGGCAGCACCATGGCGGATCCCATGACGCCAGCCCCCAGGATGGTGACGGTCTTGCTCACAGTGACAGTCTCACAGCGCCTTGCCTGTATCGGCGTCGAACAGGTGGACGCGGTCGAGGCGCGGCGCCAGGCTCACCGTGGAGCCGCGCTTGAGGTCGGCGCGTTCGCGCAGCACCGCGCAGATTTCTTCCTCGCCCATATCACCATAGACATGCAGTTCCGGCCCCGTGGGTTCCGTGACCGAGAGGGCGATGTCGAAACCCTTGCCCAATTCCAGGTCTTCCGGGCGGATGCCATAGACCACCTTCTGGCCTTCCCTGGCGCGGGCATCCTTGGGCGGCAGCGGCAGGCGCGTGCCGTTGGCGGCAACCACGGCCCCCTTGGTCACCGTGCCCTTGATCAGGTTCATCGATGGCGAACCGATGAACGAGGCCACGAAAAGATTTGCCGGGTGGTCATAGACCTCCAGCGGCGAACCTTCCTGCTCGATCACGCCATCGCGCAGGATGACGATCTTGTCGGCCATGGTCATGGCCTCGATCTGGTCGTGCGTCACGTAGACGGTCGTCGTCTTCAATCGCTCGTGCAATTCCTTGATCTCGGTGCGCATCTGCACGCGCAGCTTCGCATCGAGGTTGGAGAGCGGCTCGTCGAACAGGAACACCGCCGGGTTGCGCACGATGGCGCGGCCCATGGCGACGCGCTGGCGCTGCCCGCCCGAAAGCTCGCGCGGGAAGCGCGCCATGTAGGGTTCGAGGTTGAGGATCTTTGCGGCCCAGGACGTCTTCTCGTCGATCTCGCTCTGCGGGCGCTTGGCCAGCTTGAGCGAGAAGCTCATGTTGTCCTTGACGTTCATGTGCGCGTAGAGCGCATAGTTCTGGAACACCATGGCGATGTCGCGGTCTTTCGGATGCTCGTCGTTGACGCGCCTGTCGCCGATGGAAATATCACCGGAGTTGATGCTTTCCAGTCCGGCGATCGAGCGCAG
The nucleotide sequence above comes from Hyphomicrobiales bacterium. Encoded proteins:
- the ugpC gene encoding sn-glycerol-3-phosphate ABC transporter ATP-binding protein UgpC; this translates as MASVTLRNIRKNYGNLEVIHGVDLTIDDGSFVVLLGPSGCGKSTLLRSIAGLESINSGDISIGDRRVNDEHPKDRDIAMVFQNYALYAHMNVKDNMSFSLKLAKRPQSEIDEKTSWAAKILNLEPYMARFPRELSGGQRQRVAMGRAIVRNPAVFLFDEPLSNLDAKLRVQMRTEIKELHERLKTTTVYVTHDQIEAMTMADKIVILRDGVIEQEGSPLEVYDHPANLFVASFIGSPSMNLIKGTVTKGAVVAANGTRLPLPPKDARAREGQKVVYGIRPEDLELGKGFDIALSVTEPTGPELHVYGDMGEEEICAVLRERADLKRGSTVSLAPRLDRVHLFDADTGKAL
- the iolB gene encoding 5-deoxy-glucuronate isomerase is translated as MPSRLLVKPSKKTGKVISVTPKSAKWKYVGHDVWKLTPGKTAKGVEAARETCIVFISGKGEVKVAGKSFGVVGERMNVFEGKPWSVYVPPGAKWSVTAETDCVVNICTAPAKKATEAFVIDPATLSIETRGSGSNTRYVCNILPEQDPRAESLLVVEVITPNGSTSSYPSHKHDKNNLPKESLLEETYYHRLNPPQGFAFQRVYTDDRKLDEAMAVEDGDITMVPKGYHPCATIHGYDLYYLNVMAGPVRIWKFNNQKDHEWLLKKT
- a CDS encoding glycerol-3-phosphate dehydrogenase, which produces MSKTVTILGAGVMGSAMVLPFADRGMRVRLVGTHLDRAIIDSVKASGLHPKLNVTLPKPVQAFHHEDLAKAVGDDTDFILLGVASAGVEWAIDQLAGVLKKSTPVIMITKGMSPEPAGLGAFPDVVQAALQTRLGFKVPVAAIGGPCIAGELAVRRQTGTVIVSRDEALAHSFARDFETDYYHPRTSTDMLGVEACAAFKNFFAIAVGWAHGKLETLPEAENKGRNNNAAAILFDQAVREMMELSRALGGTAESVWGMPGTGDLYVTCQAGRNSRLGNNLGRGLTYNQVKAGPMRDDTIEGAELGRAVAASLRAMMAAGTLVAIRLPLTQALLDCLTNDTPLDPPWAKFHTG
- a CDS encoding TIGR01459 family HAD-type hydrolase: MRRISGLGEIARDFDAMLIDQFGVIHDGQKLYPGAAAVLAELHAADIPVVVMTNSGKRAAPNTARVVKMGIPRAHFVDCVSSGEVAFQSLDVKTAFLVGKDGEDYAFDPIRFVDDPKEAEVMLILGSNAPRLSLDDYRALFRGITLPALCCNPDRWMITSSGLQPAPGAIAAVYEEMGGKVSWIGKPYAGIYRHALKLFGNPARVLCIGDSAEHDVAGGRGAGLSTLLVQQGVSAGVVEAELEPQPDYVAAEFRW
- a CDS encoding sugar-binding transcriptional regulator; the encoded protein is MSATLPDDAAASLSAAAVDVGSMLPEADREEQLATRAAWLYFIGNSTQEQIAKKLGLTRLRVNRLLAQARDQGLVQIQVTGRLAGCVALEHELVARYGLKDAVVVPSPADAMQIRPLIAAAAGHYLSQHLHDNMSVGVGWGRTLRLSLASVVRKPYRKLSVVSLIGGLTQSSAVNPHETASHLADIIGGQCYYFAGPAFTDSAESRDMLMNQPMLRDVFERGRTVDLAFLSVGDLAHANTMTALNLITDAEAKSLQAAGAVGDVCSHWINTAGDVIDHQLNFRAVGLSPVHLKGVRDSILASGGKAKVGVIHGALVARYANRLLTDEATARQLLALK
- a CDS encoding FGGY-family carbohydrate kinase; protein product: MAQEAVLGIDVGTSGVRIAARGKDGALLAMSQATMAAPLIDFGRALQDPAIWWDALTQAFAGLRLNGIQVLALAIDGTSGTILPVDAAGQPLGLASMYNDVAEADAVKAIAAVAPAETAALGGTSPLARAMMMDKAAPRILHQADWLLGRLCGLFDVSDENNALKSGYDPVKREWPAWIAGTGFDAARFPKVVPAGTRVGTLTPEMAQNLGLPDGVAVVAGTTDGCAAFLASGARAAGDGVTSLGTTLTLKLLSATPVFAPNFGIYSHRIGDQWLAGGASNTGGGVLASFFSREEIVRLTALIDPEVPTGLDYYPLSRPGERFPVNDPAFAPRVTPRPSQDEVFLQGLLEGIAAVEALAYRKLAELGASPLASIRSVGGGAANDKWTRMRLKALGVPALEPESEHAAMGTARLAWRGIGHDA
- the iolD gene encoding 3D-(3,5/4)-trihydroxycyclohexane-1,2-dione acylhydrolase (decyclizing), which encodes MSKTIRLTTAQALVRFLCAQMTVIDGRKTPVFAGVWGIFGHGNVAGLGEALYQVRDRLPTYRGQNEQSMALSAIAYTKATNRRRVMAATSSIGPGALNMVTAAAVAHVDRLPLLLLPGDVFAGRRPDPVLQQIEDFGDGTATVNDSFKPVSRYFDRIMRPEQLIPALNRTMSVLTDPAECGPVTLALCQDTQAEAFDYPESFFRERTWSFRRPRPDEGELHAAVAALKAAQKPVIIAGGGVNFSEANAALAAFAERHGIPVVETQAGKSSLPFLNDLNMGAVGVTGTGASNTVSEYADLLLAVGTRLQDFTTASWTLFQNASKTLIGLNTQVFDASKHQALPLVADARVGLEELSANLGKWTAPAAWTAKAKAARADWIKVAETYTAASNAELPSDAQVVGSVQRALGRDVIGICAAGGLPGEMHKLWQASFPGSYHMEYGFSCMGYEIAGGLGIKMARPDKDVVVMVGDGSYMMMNSELSTAVMLGHKLTIVLLDNRGYGCINRLQHATGGERFNNLYDHNVKQEVSPAIDFAAHARAQGAIALKVKSLAELETALKDAKDNTRTTLIVIDTDPMISTDAGGAWWDVGVPEVSVRPTVLDASKEWAEARARQTLGY